One genomic segment of Gottschalkia acidurici 9a includes these proteins:
- the minD gene encoding septum site-determining protein MinD, with amino-acid sequence MGEVIVITSGKGGVGKTTTTANIGTGLAMLGKSVAVVDADIGLRNLDVVMGLENRIVYDIVDVVEKKCRIKQGLIRDKKLESLYLLPAAQTKDKNAISPSQMKELCDELKEMFDFVIIDCPAGIEQGFQNAIAGADKALVVTTPEISAVRDADRIIGLLEANSLNDPKLIINRIRYDMVKRGDMMNIDDMIDILAIDLIGVVPDDEAIVISTNKGEPVVIEEKALAGQAYNNIVKRLLGENVPLLNLDVDEGVFSKIRKMFFGK; translated from the coding sequence ATGGGAGAGGTAATAGTAATTACTTCAGGAAAAGGTGGAGTAGGAAAAACGACTACTACAGCAAATATAGGAACTGGACTAGCTATGTTAGGAAAAAGTGTAGCAGTAGTGGATGCTGATATTGGACTTAGAAACCTAGATGTTGTTATGGGACTGGAGAATAGAATAGTTTATGATATTGTTGATGTAGTTGAAAAAAAATGTAGAATAAAGCAAGGTCTGATTAGAGATAAAAAACTTGAAAGCTTATATCTTTTACCCGCAGCACAAACTAAAGATAAGAACGCAATATCTCCAAGTCAAATGAAAGAATTGTGTGATGAACTAAAAGAGATGTTTGATTTTGTTATAATAGACTGTCCCGCTGGTATAGAGCAAGGGTTTCAAAATGCTATAGCTGGAGCAGACAAAGCACTAGTAGTCACTACTCCAGAAATATCCGCAGTAAGAGATGCAGATAGAATAATAGGTCTTTTAGAAGCTAACTCCTTAAATGACCCTAAGCTTATAATCAATAGAATAAGATATGATATGGTTAAAAGAGGAGACATGATGAATATTGATGATATGATTGATATTCTAGCTATAGATTTAATTGGAGTAGTTCCTGATGATGAAGCTATAGTTATATCTACTAATAAGGGAGAACCTGTAGTTATAGAGGAAAAAGCTTTAGCAGGACAAGCTTATAATAATATAGTAAAAAGATTACTTGGTGAAAATGTGCCATTATTAAATTTAGATGTAGATGAAGGTGTATTTAGTAAGATAAGAAAAATGTTTTTTGGAAAGTAG
- the minC gene encoding septum site-determining protein MinC, with protein MARKLVNFKGNKEGISIYVKDGDFEAIKKELDDKVKKSRGFFRGAKVIGIYGVDGKELTIEEEEELKSIIKEKYNMIIDHKKEQVEAVDQNNVSQNIIESIEEITDSQPFPGIKEGITKFIKTTIRSGQLIEFDGNIVILGDVNPGGVVTAKGNIIVLGSLRGVANAGSDGNEDSIVAAFSLQPTQLRIANTIARKPDGEMRPPKWPEIAKICEESVVIEPYLLKK; from the coding sequence ATGGCTCGTAAATTAGTAAATTTTAAGGGTAATAAAGAAGGAATTAGTATATATGTGAAAGATGGTGACTTTGAGGCCATAAAAAAAGAACTAGACGACAAGGTGAAAAAATCTAGAGGTTTCTTTAGAGGGGCTAAGGTCATTGGTATATATGGAGTAGATGGTAAAGAACTGACTATTGAGGAAGAGGAAGAGCTAAAAAGTATTATAAAAGAAAAATATAATATGATTATAGATCATAAAAAGGAGCAAGTAGAAGCAGTGGATCAAAATAATGTAAGTCAAAATATTATAGAAAGTATTGAGGAAATAACAGATTCACAACCTTTTCCAGGAATAAAAGAGGGGATTACTAAATTTATAAAAACCACAATAAGGTCAGGCCAATTAATAGAGTTTGATGGGAATATCGTCATTCTAGGTGATGTAAACCCAGGAGGAGTAGTAACAGCAAAAGGAAATATTATAGTCTTAGGTTCTTTAAGAGGAGTTGCAAACGCAGGAAGTGATGGAAATGAAGACTCTATTGTTGCAGCTTTCAGTTTGCAACCAACTCAGCTAAGAATAGCTAATACTATAGCACGTAAGCCAGATGGAGAAATGAGACCTCCAAAGTGGCCTGAAATTGCTAAAATTTGTGAGGAATCAGTTGTTATAGAACCTTATTTACTTAAAAAATGA